The proteins below come from a single Streptomyces sp. MRC013 genomic window:
- a CDS encoding DUF5326 family protein, which translates to MAVRGLLAGLPWWVKWVAIPVAAVVLFGGALATVAYFVVSLLFKALAFVALVGGLVYVVRKFRKSPPSSDGGW; encoded by the coding sequence ATGGCGGTAAGGGGACTTCTCGCGGGGCTTCCGTGGTGGGTGAAGTGGGTGGCGATACCCGTGGCCGCCGTCGTCCTCTTCGGCGGTGCGCTCGCGACCGTTGCTTACTTCGTGGTGAGTCTGCTGTTCAAGGCGCTGGCCTTCGTGGCCCTCGTCGGCGGACTGGTTTACGTCGTACGGAAGTTCAGGAAATCGCCGCCGTCCTCAGACGGCGGCTGGTGA
- a CDS encoding cupin domain-containing protein, with translation MKAFRLDELEAERVANDGAYLQFLRERSMSVGLYGLDAGQLDPQQPHKEDEVYLVVSGRGSITVGTETTQVGRGSVVYVPAGVPHRFHHITEDLRVLVVFSPPES, from the coding sequence ATGAAGGCATTCCGACTGGACGAGCTCGAAGCCGAGCGCGTCGCCAACGACGGTGCGTACCTCCAGTTCCTGCGTGAGCGGAGCATGTCCGTGGGGCTGTACGGGCTCGACGCCGGGCAACTGGATCCGCAGCAGCCGCACAAGGAGGACGAGGTCTACCTCGTCGTCAGCGGTCGGGGCTCGATCACGGTCGGGACGGAGACCACGCAGGTGGGACGCGGCAGCGTCGTCTACGTCCCGGCGGGGGTGCCGCACAGGTTCCACCACATCACCGAGGACCTGCGGGTCCTCGTGGTGTTCTCCCCGCCCGAGAGCTGA
- a CDS encoding helix-turn-helix domain-containing protein, translated as MASPSTAPTLIGSVQRALRLLEAVGSHESGAPAKQLARETGLPLATAYHLLRTLTHEGYLTREKGLFTLGDAARRLAEAGSLQNRRGKIEDFLVHGWDTVGAPVCFAVYRDGEIELLAVSDHPAAGPAPSHQKWTDRREKARARVVSVPLIQDESMLLEAERLRNEIGEFLRSLAVSISI; from the coding sequence ATGGCTTCTCCTTCCACCGCCCCAACCCTGATCGGCTCGGTGCAGCGGGCGCTCAGACTGCTGGAGGCCGTCGGATCCCACGAGAGCGGGGCCCCGGCCAAGCAACTCGCACGCGAGACCGGACTGCCTCTGGCCACGGCCTACCACCTGCTGCGCACCCTGACGCACGAGGGCTACCTGACGCGTGAGAAAGGGCTGTTCACCCTGGGCGACGCCGCCAGGAGACTGGCTGAGGCGGGTTCCCTGCAGAATCGTCGCGGCAAGATCGAAGATTTCCTGGTGCACGGGTGGGACACGGTCGGTGCCCCCGTCTGCTTCGCCGTCTACCGGGACGGCGAGATCGAACTCCTGGCGGTCTCCGACCACCCTGCCGCAGGGCCCGCCCCCTCCCACCAGAAGTGGACGGACCGCCGGGAAAAAGCCCGGGCCAGGGTTGTTTCCGTACCCCTGATTCAGGATGAAAGCATGCTCCTCGAAGCGGAGCGGCTGCGCAATGAGATCGGGGAGTTCCTCCGATCGCTCGCTGTCTCTATCAGTATCTGA